A genomic window from Silene latifolia isolate original U9 population chromosome Y, ASM4854445v1, whole genome shotgun sequence includes:
- the LOC141629326 gene encoding uncharacterized protein LOC141629326, translated as MCNYHYIYYCSKWQQSWILQEETWVKARGPIITLTFYFMRGLRFTYHPLCRGLKLTHLMFADDLILFCKGNVASVFTLVVAFDFFSKASGLHINTDKTDIMFIGRLQPEVEDIIVRKIGFKKGSLPFKYLGVNISHKKLSKMECAILVDKMIHRIKGCNKRRISYTGRLVLVKSVLATLHNY; from the coding sequence ATGTGTAACTACCACTACATTTACTATTGCTCTAAATGGCAACAATCATGGATTCTTCAAGAGGAAACGTGGGTTAAGGCAAGGGGACCCATTATCACCTTAACTTTTTACTTTATGCGTGGTCTAAGATTCACTTATCACCCTTTATGTAGAGGCCTCAAACTTACCCatttgatgtttgctgatgaccttATATTGTTTTGCAAAGGGAATGTGGCTTCTGTCTTCACTCTGGTTGTGGCTTTTGATTTCTTTTCTAAGGCTAGTGGACTGCACATCAATACAGATAAGACTGATATCATGTTCATTGGTCGTCTTCAGCCTGAGGTGGAGGATATTATTGTGAGGAAGATTGGATTCAAGAAAGGGTCACTTCCCTTCAAATACCTGGGGGTTAACATTTCTCACAAAAAACTTTCCAAGATGGAATGTGCTATTCTGGTGGACAAGATGATTCACAGAATTAAGGGATGTAATAAGAGAAGAATTTCCTACACTGGAAGATTGGTTTTGGTTAAATCAGTTCTGGCAACACTGCATAATTATTAG